The following coding sequences lie in one Flagellimonas eckloniae genomic window:
- a CDS encoding RagB/SusD family nutrient uptake outer membrane protein codes for MRKVIYLVTALLVMSCSQEEFNIGNPNQADAARVLANAADFQNFNISNHTTMLTAQVSFSGIYFRGAADQFSTTNAFRGFWDYCDQPRRQVLNTTSNDDLIYQAGLPWVDFNGVINNANIVINNIENDGGEVIVSGSDVTEQELAAAYFDKGVAQGYLALIYDKAYIVDPDTDPNALEFSTYQELLDASLANITTAIGLASGSFEYTLYASGPSLDAATFTQLANSYMARFAIGVARTDAEAQSLDYNQILTYANAGLTEDFFPPALETVFFNNFQDWSLFLLGDGAGYMPTDQKITHLFDPSYDTDYPTDASIILPAATSDDPRLDLYYEYVAENFGFLRESRGRQLFSSYRTIKFFNDNDQNQTGIPVNIFPKAEIDYIKAECYYRQGNYGAAVTALDASPRMSVGMQSTTAAGPNVLNALLYEVSIELDLASGIIVPWTFMRRHDMLQAGTLTMYPVPASELEITQDEIYTFGGPAAAGEVGTASGSNDWRNINLVY; via the coding sequence ATGAGAAAAGTAATTTATTTAGTAACGGCATTATTGGTAATGTCGTGTTCGCAAGAGGAATTCAACATTGGAAACCCCAATCAAGCAGATGCTGCTAGGGTTTTAGCCAATGCAGCGGATTTCCAAAACTTTAACATCTCTAACCATACCACAATGTTGACAGCTCAAGTTAGCTTTTCAGGTATTTATTTTAGAGGTGCAGCCGATCAATTTTCTACGACCAATGCATTTAGAGGGTTTTGGGATTATTGTGACCAGCCAAGAAGACAGGTTTTAAACACAACCTCTAACGATGATTTAATTTACCAAGCTGGTCTTCCATGGGTCGACTTCAATGGTGTAATCAACAATGCCAACATTGTAATTAATAATATCGAAAATGATGGTGGTGAAGTAATCGTTAGTGGCTCTGATGTAACTGAACAAGAACTGGCAGCAGCCTACTTTGATAAAGGTGTCGCCCAAGGTTACTTGGCTTTAATATATGACAAAGCCTATATTGTTGATCCGGATACAGATCCAAATGCTTTGGAATTTTCTACGTATCAAGAATTATTGGATGCTTCGCTTGCAAATATTACTACTGCAATTGGGTTGGCTTCTGGTTCTTTTGAGTATACCTTGTATGCCTCTGGACCATCTTTGGATGCAGCTACTTTTACTCAATTGGCAAATAGCTATATGGCTAGATTTGCAATTGGGGTTGCAAGAACAGACGCTGAAGCTCAGTCTTTGGACTACAATCAAATCTTGACATATGCCAACGCTGGTTTAACAGAAGACTTTTTTCCACCAGCTCTTGAAACTGTATTTTTTAACAACTTTCAAGATTGGTCATTGTTTCTTTTAGGTGATGGTGCTGGTTATATGCCAACAGATCAAAAAATCACTCATTTATTTGATCCATCATACGATACAGATTATCCAACGGATGCGTCTATTATTCTTCCAGCTGCAACTTCGGACGATCCAAGACTGGATTTGTATTATGAGTATGTTGCTGAGAACTTTGGATTCCTCAGAGAATCAAGGGGAAGACAATTATTTTCCAGTTATAGAACCATTAAGTTCTTTAATGATAACGATCAAAATCAAACAGGTATTCCTGTGAATATTTTCCCTAAAGCAGAGATTGATTATATCAAGGCAGAATGTTACTACCGTCAAGGAAACTATGGTGCAGCAGTAACTGCGTTGGATGCTTCACCGCGTATGTCAGTAGGTATGCAGAGTACAACTGCTGCTGGCCCTAACGTTCTTAATGCACTTTTATATGAAGTTTCTATTGAATTGGATTTGGCATCAGGTATAATAGTACCATGGACTTTTATGCGTAGACATGACATGCTTCAAGCAGGTACACTTACTATGTACCCAGTTCCAGCTTCAGAATTGGAAATTACCCAAGATGAAATCTATACTTTTGGTGGTCCTGCAGCAGCTGGCGAAGTAGGTACTGCAAGTGGTTCCAATGATTGGAGAAACATTAATCTGGTTTATTAA
- a CDS encoding SusC/RagA family TonB-linked outer membrane protein, translated as MRTKLNGLLTLFMALIVQISFAQDKTISGNVTDTDGLPLPGVNIVVGGTTNGTQTDFDGNYSINASEGQILLFSYIGQKDERRTVGASSTINVQMQEDAQALGEVVVTGVAQGTSKKKLAFKVETVPVTGVQSVPTPDAASALIGKVAGAQIVQGGGNPLRNSAVILRGASSIEGSTAPLIIVDGIITEGFLNEFSTQDIKSIEVVKGAAASSLYGSLAGNGVIQIITKQGTTEKPRVTLRFENGFSNVQNQYPVARNHDRLLDANGNFDVSSGAIVPDPDGIFDNPWPGQIVDNVGNLITSQAYQQITASVSQRLDKVSYFTSLERTEVAGIIDGVKPLIRTNARLNFKVDLSDRLQLDMTNYVVRRTGQEVQQSGQGDNIFFNLLTADPTVDLSIPNADGSFVPFYEGNGFLNEYQNPLYVSRNQAQDLQINRLTSAINLKYKITDNLTFDTQVSTDRGSQRFTNLFPKGYISGSQFNANVDNGFIFDLRASRARVNAAAQLNYNNSFGDFNLRSSLRYLHEDVKSEFTTAQGSNFLTEGVTTLQQATENILITSGATREKTQNVFFSMDLDWKDKIIIGAFARTDRSSLFGEENRDQFFYRGSFAYRLGEDITADWLDELKFRASFGTAGLRPNFGDIFETFTVTQGNVSPLQIGNPNLQSPTIEELEVGIDVAILNKLELSLTYAKSNTEDAILTVPLSGAVPGTVQRQNVASTEYEAWEAAFSGTPIENDNFSWDFGVTFAAVDNMITDLGDVAPFNRNIINFGGQITAAVDADPAVNVFRVEAGQPFGAMFGNSLAQSLDDLTVQNGVVINEGLNLPLSDFSVNEFGHVIVTANEGQSGLVSAGGEQAIRKWNPDDNQAAVGVFGDTNPDFIMGFKNTWTYKNLSLYALIDMQIGGDVYNYTKQLLYFNDRHGDLDSFGAAGQQSSYANASSTIYNGGAPIDYFVEDASFAKIREISLSYTLDGDTFGPKIPLESVKFTLSGRNLHTFTNYSGFDPEVALSGSPIFKLDEFSFPVFRTFAASVQVTF; from the coding sequence ATGAGAACAAAACTTAATGGATTGTTAACGCTTTTTATGGCGTTAATTGTGCAAATTTCATTTGCTCAAGACAAAACGATTTCAGGTAACGTCACTGATACTGACGGATTACCATTACCTGGAGTTAACATTGTCGTAGGAGGTACTACAAATGGTACTCAAACCGATTTCGATGGAAACTACTCCATCAACGCTTCCGAAGGTCAAATTCTACTCTTTTCCTATATAGGGCAAAAAGATGAAAGAAGAACTGTAGGAGCCTCAAGTACTATTAATGTACAAATGCAGGAAGATGCACAAGCCTTGGGTGAAGTTGTTGTAACTGGGGTTGCCCAGGGAACTTCCAAAAAGAAACTTGCTTTTAAGGTTGAAACGGTTCCCGTGACTGGAGTTCAGTCTGTACCTACACCAGATGCTGCTTCAGCGCTTATTGGTAAAGTTGCCGGTGCTCAAATTGTACAAGGTGGTGGTAACCCTTTAAGAAACTCAGCAGTAATATTAAGAGGTGCTAGTTCTATTGAAGGAAGTACAGCTCCACTTATTATAGTTGATGGTATTATTACTGAAGGTTTCTTAAATGAATTCAGTACACAGGATATCAAATCTATAGAAGTTGTTAAAGGTGCTGCTGCATCTTCTTTATATGGTTCTTTGGCGGGTAACGGGGTTATCCAAATTATCACAAAACAAGGAACTACCGAAAAGCCAAGAGTTACTTTACGTTTCGAGAATGGTTTTTCTAACGTGCAGAATCAATACCCAGTAGCTAGAAATCACGACAGATTGTTGGATGCCAATGGAAATTTTGATGTGAGCAGTGGTGCCATTGTTCCAGACCCAGATGGTATTTTTGACAATCCTTGGCCGGGTCAGATAGTTGATAACGTTGGTAACTTAATTACTTCCCAAGCGTATCAGCAGATTACTGCCAGTGTATCACAACGTCTTGATAAAGTATCCTACTTTACTTCTTTGGAAAGAACTGAGGTTGCAGGGATAATAGATGGTGTTAAACCTTTGATCAGGACCAATGCAAGGTTGAATTTCAAAGTGGATTTGAGTGATAGATTGCAATTGGATATGACAAATTATGTTGTTCGGAGAACTGGTCAGGAAGTACAACAATCAGGTCAGGGCGATAATATATTTTTCAATTTATTGACTGCAGATCCTACTGTGGATTTAAGCATTCCTAATGCTGATGGAAGCTTCGTTCCTTTCTACGAAGGAAATGGTTTTTTAAATGAATATCAGAACCCATTGTATGTGTCAAGAAATCAAGCTCAAGATTTACAAATCAATAGATTGACCTCTGCTATTAATTTGAAGTATAAGATTACTGACAATTTAACTTTTGACACACAGGTTTCAACGGATCGTGGTAGTCAAAGGTTTACTAACCTTTTTCCTAAAGGCTATATTTCAGGGTCTCAATTCAATGCCAATGTTGATAACGGATTTATTTTTGATTTAAGAGCTTCTAGGGCTCGTGTAAATGCAGCTGCTCAATTAAACTACAACAATAGTTTTGGAGATTTTAATCTAAGAAGTTCATTACGTTACTTGCATGAAGATGTAAAATCTGAATTTACCACTGCTCAAGGGTCAAATTTCTTGACTGAGGGAGTGACCACACTTCAACAAGCTACCGAAAACATTTTGATTACTTCTGGAGCAACAAGGGAAAAAACTCAAAATGTGTTCTTTTCAATGGATTTAGATTGGAAAGACAAAATAATCATAGGGGCATTTGCCAGAACAGACCGTAGTTCTTTGTTTGGAGAAGAAAACAGAGACCAATTCTTTTACAGAGGTTCTTTTGCATATCGTTTAGGAGAAGATATCACTGCAGATTGGTTGGATGAGTTAAAGTTCAGAGCTTCTTTTGGTACAGCTGGTCTTCGTCCAAATTTTGGTGATATTTTTGAAACCTTTACAGTAACCCAAGGAAATGTTTCTCCACTTCAAATTGGTAATCCTAACTTACAGTCCCCTACTATAGAAGAGCTTGAAGTTGGTATAGATGTAGCTATTTTAAACAAATTGGAACTTTCGTTAACGTATGCGAAGTCTAATACCGAAGATGCTATCCTTACTGTTCCATTATCAGGAGCTGTTCCAGGTACTGTTCAAAGACAAAATGTAGCTTCCACAGAGTATGAAGCTTGGGAAGCAGCCTTTTCCGGAACTCCGATAGAAAACGATAATTTTTCATGGGATTTTGGTGTAACATTTGCTGCCGTCGATAACATGATTACGGATCTAGGTGATGTAGCACCTTTCAACAGAAACATAATAAACTTTGGTGGTCAAATTACCGCTGCAGTAGATGCCGATCCTGCCGTTAATGTATTTAGAGTTGAAGCTGGGCAGCCGTTTGGGGCAATGTTTGGTAATTCACTAGCTCAATCCCTAGATGATTTAACCGTTCAAAATGGTGTAGTAATCAATGAAGGCTTAAACTTACCATTATCAGATTTTTCTGTAAACGAATTTGGACATGTTATCGTTACGGCAAATGAAGGACAATCTGGATTAGTGAGTGCAGGTGGTGAACAAGCTATCCGCAAATGGAATCCTGATGACAACCAAGCTGCCGTTGGTGTATTCGGTGATACAAATCCAGATTTCATTATGGGCTTCAAAAATACTTGGACTTATAAGAACTTGAGCCTTTATGCATTAATTGATATGCAAATAGGAGGAGATGTATACAACTACACTAAGCAACTTTTATATTTCAACGATAGACATGGTGACCTCGATTCATTTGGTGCAGCTGGACAACAATCGTCTTATGCTAACGCCAGTTCTACAATCTATAATGGCGGTGCGCCAATTGACTATTTTGTTGAAGACGCATCTTTTGCCAAGATTCGTGAAATTTCATTGTCCTACACCTTGGACGGTGACACATTTGGACCTAAAATTCCTCTGGAAAGTGTGAAATTCACTCTTTCTGGTAGAAATTTACACACTTTCACAAATTATTCAGGATTTGATCCAGAAGTAGCTTTAAGTGGTAGCCCTATTTTTAAGTTAGATGAATTTTCGTTCCCCGTCTTTAGAACTTTTGCTGCTTCGGTACAAGTAACATTTTAA
- the rpsL gene encoding 30S ribosomal protein S12 has product MPTISQLVRKGRVTITKKSKSAALDSCPQRRGVCTRVYTTTPKKPNSAMRKVARVRLTNGKEVNAYIPGEGHNLQEHSIVLVRGGRVKDLPGVRYHIVRGALDTAGVAGRTQRRSKYGAKRPKK; this is encoded by the coding sequence ATGCCAACAATTTCACAATTAGTACGAAAAGGAAGAGTCACAATTACCAAGAAGAGTAAATCGGCTGCTTTGGATTCGTGTCCTCAAAGACGAGGGGTATGTACGCGTGTTTATACAACTACACCAAAAAAACCAAACTCTGCAATGCGTAAAGTTGCAAGGGTGAGGCTTACAAATGGTAAGGAAGTCAACGCATATATCCCTGGTGAAGGTCACAACCTCCAAGAGCACTCGATAGTATTGGTTAGAGGTGGTAGAGTAAAGGATTTGCCAGGAGTTAGATATCATATCGTCCGTGGTGCATTAGATACTGCAGGTGTTGCAGGTAGAACACAGCGAAGATCTAAATACGGTGCAAAACGTCCAAAAAAATAA
- the rpsG gene encoding 30S ribosomal protein S7, with amino-acid sequence MRKRQAKKRPLLPDPRFNDQLVTRFVNMMMWDGKKSVAFKVFYDAIDIVEEKNTDEEKTALELWKDALSNVMPHVEVRSRRVGGATFQIPMQIRPDRKISTAMKWLISYSRKRNEKSMAQKLAAEVLAAAKEEGAAVKKRVDTHKMAEANKAFSHFRF; translated from the coding sequence ATGAGAAAAAGACAGGCGAAGAAAAGACCGTTGTTGCCAGATCCAAGATTTAACGATCAATTGGTAACACGTTTTGTAAATATGATGATGTGGGATGGTAAGAAATCAGTTGCTTTCAAGGTTTTTTATGATGCAATTGATATCGTTGAAGAAAAAAATACTGACGAGGAAAAAACTGCTTTGGAGTTATGGAAAGATGCACTTTCCAATGTAATGCCACATGTTGAAGTAAGAAGTAGAAGAGTGGGTGGAGCTACATTTCAAATTCCAATGCAAATCCGTCCAGATAGAAAGATATCTACGGCAATGAAGTGGTTGATTAGTTATTCTAGAAAGCGTAACGAAAAATCCATGGCGCAAAAATTGGCTGCAGAAGTTTTGGCTGCTGCAAAAGAAGAAGGCGCGGCGGTTAAGAAAAGAGTAGATACTCACAAGATGGCGGAAGCCAATAAAGCATTCTCTCACTTTAGATTCTAG
- the fusA gene encoding elongation factor G encodes MSRDLKFTRNIGIAAHIDAGKTTTTERILFYTGVSHKIGEVHDGAATMDWMEQEQERGITITSAATTCTWEFPTENGKPTADAKGYHFNIIDTPGHVDFTVEVNRSLRVLDGLVFLFSAVDGVEPQSETNWRLADNYKVPRIGFVNKMDRQGSNFLMVCKQVKTMLGSNAVPIVLPIGEEADFKGIVDLAKNRAIVWHDDNFGSTFDVVDIPEDMKAEVKEYRAALIEAVAEYDEELMEKFFEDEDSITEEEVHAALRAAVMDRAIIPMICGSSFKNKGVQFLLDAVCRYLPSPIDKDDIVGTDPNTGNEITRKPDSKEPFSALAFKIATDPFVGRLAFFRAYSGRLDAGSYILNNRSGKKERISRIYQMHSNKQNAIDYIEAGDIGAAVGFKDIKTGDTMSSEKHPIILESMDFPDPVIGIAVEPKTKADVDKLGMALAKLAEEDPTFQVKTDEASGQTIISGMGELHLDIIVDRLRREFKVEVNQGEPQVEYKEALTKMAAHRETYKKQSGGRGKFGDIIFEMSPADEDFEGTGLQFVDEIKGGRIPKEFIPSVEKGFKAAMKNGPLAGFEMDTMKVVLKDGSFHPVDSDALSFELAAKMGYKAAGKAAGAVIMEPIMKIEVLTPEENMGDIVGDLNRRRGTISDMSDRAGAKVVKGEVPLSEMFGYVTSLRTLSSGRATSTMEFSRYAETPSNIAEEVIKSVKGVTA; translated from the coding sequence ATGTCAAGAGATTTAAAATTCACAAGGAATATTGGTATTGCAGCGCATATCGATGCTGGAAAAACCACTACTACAGAACGTATTCTTTTTTATACAGGTGTAAGCCATAAAATAGGTGAGGTGCATGATGGTGCTGCAACTATGGATTGGATGGAGCAAGAGCAAGAGCGTGGTATCACCATTACCTCTGCTGCTACAACATGTACCTGGGAATTTCCTACGGAAAATGGAAAGCCCACTGCTGATGCAAAAGGATACCACTTTAATATTATAGATACTCCCGGACACGTTGATTTTACCGTTGAGGTGAATCGTTCATTACGTGTATTGGATGGTTTGGTTTTCTTGTTTAGTGCCGTTGATGGTGTTGAGCCACAATCAGAAACTAACTGGAGATTGGCCGATAACTATAAAGTTCCACGTATAGGATTTGTGAACAAAATGGACCGTCAAGGATCTAATTTCCTTATGGTTTGTAAGCAAGTTAAGACCATGCTTGGTTCTAATGCTGTGCCTATTGTTTTGCCAATTGGTGAAGAAGCTGATTTCAAAGGAATCGTTGATTTGGCAAAGAACAGAGCCATAGTTTGGCATGATGATAACTTCGGTTCAACGTTTGATGTTGTTGATATTCCTGAGGATATGAAAGCTGAAGTAAAGGAGTATAGAGCTGCTTTAATTGAGGCTGTTGCTGAGTATGATGAAGAGTTAATGGAGAAATTCTTCGAAGATGAAGATTCTATCACTGAAGAAGAAGTACATGCAGCGCTAAGAGCGGCAGTAATGGACAGAGCTATCATTCCTATGATTTGTGGTTCTTCATTTAAGAACAAGGGAGTTCAGTTTTTGTTAGATGCTGTTTGTCGTTACCTGCCATCACCTATAGATAAGGATGATATTGTAGGAACGGATCCTAATACGGGTAATGAAATCACTAGAAAACCTGATTCAAAAGAACCATTTTCAGCATTGGCTTTTAAAATTGCTACGGATCCATTCGTTGGTCGTTTGGCTTTCTTTAGGGCATATTCAGGTCGTTTGGATGCTGGTTCCTATATATTGAACAATCGTTCAGGTAAAAAAGAACGTATTTCACGTATTTATCAAATGCATTCCAATAAACAGAATGCTATTGATTATATCGAGGCTGGAGATATAGGTGCTGCAGTTGGATTTAAGGATATTAAGACTGGAGATACTATGTCTTCGGAAAAACATCCTATTATACTTGAGAGTATGGACTTCCCTGACCCTGTAATTGGTATCGCGGTTGAGCCTAAAACAAAGGCTGATGTAGATAAATTGGGTATGGCTTTGGCTAAATTAGCTGAAGAAGATCCTACATTCCAGGTTAAAACAGATGAAGCTTCAGGACAGACTATTATTTCTGGAATGGGAGAGCTTCACTTAGATATTATTGTTGACCGTTTACGTCGTGAGTTCAAAGTTGAGGTAAATCAAGGTGAGCCACAAGTTGAATACAAAGAAGCGCTTACCAAAATGGCGGCTCACAGAGAAACGTATAAGAAGCAATCTGGTGGACGTGGTAAGTTTGGTGATATTATATTTGAAATGAGTCCTGCGGATGAAGATTTCGAAGGAACTGGGCTACAATTCGTTGATGAAATCAAGGGTGGTCGTATTCCAAAAGAATTCATTCCATCGGTTGAGAAAGGATTTAAAGCTGCAATGAAAAACGGTCCATTGGCTGGATTTGAAATGGATACCATGAAGGTGGTATTGAAAGATGGATCATTCCACCCTGTGGATTCTGATGCACTTTCTTTCGAATTGGCTGCAAAAATGGGTTATAAGGCTGCTGGTAAAGCTGCTGGAGCCGTTATCATGGAACCAATCATGAAGATTGAGGTGCTTACACCTGAAGAAAACATGGGTGATATTGTGGGTGACCTTAACAGACGTAGAGGTACAATCAGTGATATGAGTGATAGAGCTGGTGCAAAAGTTGTAAAAGGTGAAGTACCATTATCAGAAATGTTCGGTTATGTAACATCATTGAGAACATTGTCCTCTGGTAGAGCTACTTCAACTATGGAATTCTCGCGTTATGCAGAAACTCCTAGCAATATTGCAGAAGAAGTTATTAAATCAGTAAAAGGAGTAACCGCTTAA
- the rpsJ gene encoding 30S ribosomal protein S10: protein MSQKIRIKLKSYDHNLVDKSAEKIVKTVKTTGAVVTGPIPLPTHKKIFTVLRSPHVNKKSREQFQLSSYKRLLDIYSSSSKTIDALMKLELPSGVEVEIKV, encoded by the coding sequence ATGAGTCAAAAAATTAGAATAAAACTTAAATCTTACGATCATAATTTAGTGGACAAATCCGCTGAGAAGATTGTAAAAACAGTTAAGACAACAGGTGCTGTGGTTACGGGTCCAATTCCATTGCCAACGCACAAGAAAATATTTACAGTTTTGCGTTCACCACACGTGAACAAAAAATCAAGAGAGCAGTTCCAATTGAGTTCTTATAAGAGGTTATTGGATATTTACAGTTCTTCTTCAAAAACCATTGATGCTTTAATGAAATTAGAGCTTCCGAGTGGTGTAGAAGTCGAAATAAAAGTATAA
- the rplC gene encoding 50S ribosomal protein L3: MSGLIGRKIGMTSIFDENGKNIPCTVIEAGPCVITQVRTEEVDGYSALQLGFDDKAEKRANKAELGHAKKAGASPKKKVVEFRDFEGEFKLGDTLNVELFTEGEFVDVIGTSKGKGFQGVVKRHGFAGVGQATHGQHNRLRAPGSIGAASYPARVFKGMKMAGRMGGERVTVQNLRVLKVVPEKNLIVVKGAVPGHKNAYVTIEK, translated from the coding sequence ATGTCTGGGTTAATAGGAAGAAAAATCGGTATGACCAGCATCTTCGACGAGAATGGAAAAAATATTCCATGTACCGTTATTGAAGCTGGACCATGCGTGATTACCCAAGTCAGAACCGAAGAGGTCGACGGGTACAGTGCCCTTCAGCTTGGTTTCGATGACAAGGCAGAAAAACGTGCAAACAAGGCCGAATTAGGCCATGCTAAAAAAGCAGGTGCTTCTCCTAAAAAGAAAGTCGTTGAGTTCCGGGATTTTGAAGGTGAATTTAAACTAGGAGATACTTTAAATGTAGAGCTTTTCACAGAAGGAGAGTTTGTTGATGTTATTGGTACATCAAAAGGTAAAGGTTTTCAAGGTGTTGTGAAAAGACACGGCTTTGCCGGTGTTGGTCAAGCAACCCACGGTCAACACAACAGATTAAGAGCCCCTGGTTCTATTGGTGCTGCTTCGTATCCTGCTAGAGTTTTCAAAGGAATGAAAATGGCCGGTAGAATGGGTGGTGAGAGGGTAACAGTTCAAAACTTGAGAGTATTGAAAGTGGTTCCTGAGAAAAACCTTATCGTAGTGAAGGGTGCGGTTCCAGGCCATAAGAATGCTTACGTAACAATTGAGAAGTAA
- the rplD gene encoding 50S ribosomal protein L4: MKVAVLDIKGKETGRKVDLSKDVFAIEPNEHAIYLDVKQYLAHQRQGTHKAKERAEIAGSTRKIKKQKGTGTARAGSIKSPIFRGGGRIFGPRPKDYTQKLNKNVKRLARKSALTLKSKDKALLVVEDFNFEAPKTKDFKAFLASLGIENKKSLIVLGDSNNNVYLSSRNLERSEVITSSELSTYKIVNAGNVVLTESALEGIESNLKK, from the coding sequence ATGAAGGTTGCAGTTTTAGATATTAAAGGAAAAGAAACAGGAAGAAAGGTTGACCTTTCTAAAGATGTTTTCGCTATAGAACCTAATGAGCATGCCATCTATTTAGATGTTAAGCAATATTTAGCGCACCAAAGACAAGGTACTCACAAGGCAAAGGAGAGAGCTGAGATTGCGGGTAGTACAAGAAAGATCAAGAAACAAAAGGGAACGGGTACTGCAAGAGCAGGTAGTATTAAATCTCCTATTTTTAGAGGTGGTGGTAGAATTTTTGGTCCAAGACCAAAAGATTACACCCAAAAATTGAACAAGAATGTTAAGCGTTTGGCTCGTAAATCAGCCTTAACATTGAAGTCAAAAGACAAAGCTTTGCTTGTTGTTGAGGATTTCAATTTTGAAGCTCCAAAAACCAAGGATTTTAAAGCATTTTTAGCCTCTCTTGGAATAGAAAATAAAAAGTCTCTTATAGTGTTGGGCGATTCAAATAATAATGTATATTTGTCGTCGCGCAATTTGGAGCGTTCCGAAGTTATAACTAGTTCAGAATTAAGTACTTACAAGATAGTTAACGCTGGAAATGTAGTATTGACCGAAAGTGCTTTGGAGGGAATAGAATCGAACCTAAAGAAATAA
- the rplW gene encoding 50S ribosomal protein L23 has protein sequence MSVLIKPIITEKMTADSELFNRYGFYVAPTANKLQIKEAVEATYGVSVEKVRTMNYGPNRKSRYTKTGIQHGKTNALKKAIVDVAEGDIIDFYSNL, from the coding sequence ATGAGTGTGTTGATAAAACCAATCATTACGGAAAAAATGACCGCTGACAGCGAGCTTTTCAATCGTTATGGTTTCTACGTTGCTCCAACGGCCAACAAGCTTCAAATTAAGGAAGCTGTTGAGGCTACTTATGGTGTTTCTGTGGAAAAGGTAAGAACCATGAACTATGGTCCAAATCGTAAGAGTCGTTATACAAAAACAGGAATCCAACACGGAAAGACAAATGCTTTGAAGAAAGCAATTGTTGACGTAGCGGAAGGTGATATTATTGATTTTTACAGTAATCTATAA
- the rplB gene encoding 50S ribosomal protein L2 encodes MSVRKLKPITPGQRFRVVNGFDAITTDKPEKSLLAPLKKSGGRNSQGKMTIRHRGGGHKRRYRVIDFKRDKQGVDATIVSIQYDPNRTAFIALIEYKDGEKRYVVAQNGMQVGQKISSGSKAAPEIGNALPLSEIPLGTIISCIELRPGQGAVMARSAGTFAQLMAKDGKFVTIKLPSGETRMILANCLATIGAVSNSDHQLLVSGKAGRSRWLGRRPRTRPVAMNPVDHPMGGGEGRASGGHPRSKNGIPAKGFRTRSKTKDTNRYIIERRKK; translated from the coding sequence ATGTCAGTTAGAAAATTAAAACCGATAACCCCTGGACAGCGTTTTAGAGTAGTGAATGGATTTGACGCCATCACTACTGATAAGCCGGAGAAAAGCTTGCTTGCTCCGTTAAAAAAGTCAGGTGGTAGGAACAGTCAAGGAAAAATGACCATTCGCCATAGAGGTGGTGGGCATAAAAGAAGGTATCGTGTTATCGATTTCAAAAGAGATAAACAAGGAGTAGATGCTACTATTGTATCAATCCAGTACGATCCCAACAGAACTGCATTTATCGCTTTGATTGAATACAAAGATGGTGAAAAGAGATATGTGGTTGCCCAAAACGGAATGCAAGTAGGTCAGAAGATATCTTCTGGTTCAAAAGCTGCTCCAGAAATTGGAAATGCACTTCCATTAAGTGAAATTCCATTGGGTACTATTATTTCATGTATCGAATTAAGACCCGGTCAAGGAGCTGTTATGGCAAGAAGTGCAGGTACATTTGCGCAATTAATGGCAAAGGACGGAAAGTTTGTTACCATTAAATTGCCATCTGGAGAAACTCGTATGATTTTAGCCAATTGTTTGGCTACTATTGGAGCTGTTTCCAATTCTGACCACCAATTGTTAGTATCTGGTAAAGCAGGTAGAAGCAGATGGTTGGGCAGAAGACCAAGAACTAGACCAGTAGCCATGAACCCTGTTGATCACCCAATGGGTGGTGGTGAAGGAAGGGCTTCTGGAGGTCATCCAAGATCTAAGAACGGTATTCCAGCTAAAGGATTTAGAACACGTTCCAAGACTAAAGACACCAATAGATATATCATAGAACGTAGAAAGAAATAA
- the rpsS gene encoding 30S ribosomal protein S19, whose translation MARSLKKGPYVHHSLEKKVQNNIDSGKKSVIKTWSRASMITPDFVGQTIAVHNGRQFVPVYVTENMVGHKLGEFSPTRSFRGHAGAKNKGKK comes from the coding sequence ATGGCACGTTCATTAAAAAAAGGACCTTACGTTCATCATAGTCTGGAAAAGAAAGTCCAGAACAATATAGATTCAGGTAAGAAATCGGTTATCAAAACATGGTCTAGAGCCTCAATGATAACACCTGATTTCGTAGGACAAACCATAGCTGTGCACAACGGGAGACAATTTGTTCCTGTGTATGTAACAGAAAACATGGTAGGTCACAAACTTGGAGAATTTTCACCTACACGATCTTTTAGAGGTCATGCAGGAGCTAAAAACAAAGGTAAAAAGTAA